A stretch of Carnobacterium iners DNA encodes these proteins:
- a CDS encoding thiamine phosphate synthase translates to MDIRKRVDISAYLVIGPENTKGRSVGIIIKEAVEAGFTFVQVRSKVASARELIQLTREAADAIAEVGKSHYVALVVNDRLDVILAARKEGIKVDGIHVGQSDIPVKVCREYLGEDSIIGLSARTTELFEYIKTADASLLDYFGVGPLHETLTKPDCGLDTNGKVLTRSFEEIAKLAKLSSIPVVVGGGVKLQDIPQLAQTGVEGFFVVSAVTKADDPKSASAELVDAWKVHKI, encoded by the coding sequence ATGGACATTAGAAAAAGAGTTGATATTTCAGCATATTTAGTTATAGGCCCAGAGAATACAAAAGGCCGATCTGTTGGCATAATAATCAAAGAGGCAGTTGAAGCTGGCTTTACATTCGTACAGGTTCGTTCCAAAGTTGCATCTGCCCGCGAGTTGATTCAGCTGACTCGTGAAGCTGCAGATGCAATTGCAGAAGTTGGCAAGTCCCATTATGTTGCACTTGTGGTAAATGACCGACTAGATGTCATATTGGCCGCAAGAAAAGAAGGAATAAAAGTTGATGGGATTCATGTCGGACAATCGGATATCCCTGTAAAAGTTTGCCGTGAATACTTGGGGGAAGACTCAATCATCGGTTTATCAGCTAGAACTACTGAACTGTTTGAGTATATCAAAACAGCAGATGCTTCTCTGTTGGATTACTTTGGTGTTGGACCGCTACATGAAACACTTACCAAACCAGACTGTGGATTAGATACGAACGGGAAAGTACTTACCAGAAGTTTTGAAGAGATTGCTAAGCTTGCTAAACTTAGTTCAATCCCGGTTGTTGTAGGCGGAGGAGTAAAGCTTCAAGATATACCTCAACTGGCGCAAACGGGTGTTGAAGGTTTCTTTGTCGTATCAGCTGTGACTAAGGCAGATGATCCAAAGTCTGCATCTGCTGAGCTTGTGGATGCTTGGAAGGTTCACAAAATCTAA
- the thiM gene encoding hydroxyethylthiazole kinase, whose product MINKKDIKNQMIQAVKTVKQTNPMAGSITNSVTINFVANAQLAVGGSAAMVYLPDEGEFLAKAAGATYINTGTFLPIYEETLLRTAKVIRSLGKPWVLDPVAIGIGSLRNQLLQEFKEYKPNIIRGNASEIIALAGQWGLDGGEKVSNTRGVDSTDSVSAAKDAAVALAKWTGGAVAVSGETDLITDGSIIARSSGGSHFMEKITGAGCSLGGVVAIYATATSPFIAALTATAVYNIAGKRAGDKVDGPASFQIQFLDELYKATADDIANNPFELTEV is encoded by the coding sequence ATGATAAATAAGAAAGATATTAAAAATCAGATGATTCAAGCAGTTAAAACTGTCAAACAGACTAACCCTATGGCAGGATCAATTACTAACAGTGTCACTATTAATTTTGTAGCAAATGCGCAACTTGCCGTCGGAGGATCTGCTGCTATGGTCTATCTGCCTGATGAGGGGGAGTTTTTAGCGAAAGCCGCTGGAGCCACATATATAAACACTGGTACCTTTCTTCCGATTTATGAGGAAACTTTACTACGAACAGCAAAAGTTATACGTAGTCTGGGCAAACCTTGGGTTCTAGATCCAGTTGCAATTGGAATTGGTAGCCTTAGAAACCAATTGTTACAAGAGTTCAAAGAGTATAAACCCAATATAATCAGGGGGAATGCTTCAGAAATTATTGCTTTGGCTGGGCAGTGGGGATTGGACGGTGGAGAGAAAGTATCTAATACTCGTGGCGTTGATTCTACGGACTCAGTAAGTGCCGCAAAGGATGCAGCTGTGGCATTGGCTAAGTGGACAGGTGGTGCAGTTGCGGTCTCTGGCGAAACCGATTTAATAACCGATGGTTCCATCATAGCTCGTTCTTCTGGAGGATCCCATTTTATGGAGAAAATTACAGGAGCAGGTTGCTCCTTGGGTGGTGTTGTTGCTATTTATGCAACCGCTACTTCGCCTTTTATTGCTGCTCTTACTGCTACTGCAGTATACAATATAGCTGGAAAGCGAGCCGGAGATAAAGTAGATGGTCCAGCAAGTTTTCAGATTCAATTTCTTGATGAATTGTATAAAGCAACAGCAGACGATATAGCCAACAATCCATTTGAGCTTACGGAAGTCTAA
- the ltrA gene encoding group II intron reverse transcriptase/maturase → MYERKILERILDKEDLTVAFEQVRRNKGVAGVDGMTIDELGIYFLRNKEEVMAQIRQRNYQTSPVLRVEISKPNGGVRLLGIPTVKDRTIQQAIAQVLTPLFDKGISNYSYGFRPNRQAEMAINQALVYFNEGYDWIVDIVLKRFFDTVQHDRLMNLVSRIISDRDVISLIRKFLVSGVQVNGIIQDTSIGTLQGGNLSPLLSNIMLNELDKELEKRNLRFVRCADDCIIMVKSGMSARRVMRSVTKFIEEKLGLIVNSTKSKITKPNNPEMKFLGFGFYRDFNKKTYQAKPHKISVENFRYKLKVLTRKNWSIDTKYQVERLKQVIRGWINDYKIGSMKSILKKIDSHLRVRHRMCIWHKWKTAKNRRKNLIKLGMDKYSAYKNSHTSKGVVRIAYSWILTTTITNKRLAQFGLVSCVEHYDKIHV, encoded by the coding sequence ATGTATGAAAGAAAAATCCTTGAGCGTATCTTAGATAAAGAGGATTTGACTGTAGCATTCGAACAAGTAAGACGAAATAAAGGTGTCGCAGGTGTGGACGGCATGACAATTGATGAGCTAGGAATATATTTTCTTCGAAACAAAGAAGAAGTTATGGCTCAGATTCGTCAAAGAAACTACCAAACCTCACCCGTCCTTCGAGTGGAGATTTCTAAACCAAATGGTGGTGTTCGTTTACTAGGAATCCCGACAGTTAAAGACCGTACGATTCAACAAGCCATTGCACAAGTATTGACTCCCTTATTCGATAAAGGTATTAGTAACTATAGTTACGGTTTTCGACCAAACCGGCAAGCTGAAATGGCGATTAATCAGGCGTTAGTGTACTTCAATGAAGGATATGACTGGATTGTTGATATCGTTCTTAAACGTTTCTTTGATACGGTGCAACATGACCGATTGATGAATTTAGTCTCTAGAATAATCTCCGATAGAGATGTAATTTCGCTGATTCGTAAATTTCTTGTCAGTGGAGTACAAGTTAATGGGATTATTCAAGATACTAGCATTGGAACTCTGCAAGGAGGGAACCTTTCACCGCTATTGAGCAATATCATGCTTAATGAACTTGATAAGGAACTGGAAAAACGAAACCTCCGTTTCGTTCGTTGCGCTGATGATTGTATCATTATGGTTAAGAGTGGAATGTCAGCGAGAAGAGTGATGCGTTCCGTTACAAAATTTATCGAAGAAAAATTAGGATTGATTGTCAATAGTACAAAATCTAAGATTACGAAGCCAAATAATCCAGAAATGAAATTTTTAGGATTTGGTTTTTACCGAGATTTTAATAAGAAAACCTATCAAGCGAAACCACATAAAATCTCAGTAGAAAACTTTCGATATAAACTTAAAGTACTTACACGTAAGAATTGGAGTATTGATACGAAATATCAAGTGGAACGACTGAAGCAAGTGATTCGAGGGTGGATAAACGACTATAAAATAGGTTCAATGAAAAGCATTTTAAAGAAAATTGACTCTCATTTGAGAGTCCGTCACAGAATGTGTATTTGGCATAAATGGAAAACAGCTAAGAATCGGCGAAAGAACTTAATAAAATTAGGGATGGACAAATACAGTGCCTATAAAAATAGTCACACTAGTAAGGGTGTCGTACGTATTGCCTATTCTTGGATTTTAACAACGACTATCACAAACAAGAGACTTGCCCAATTTGGCTTAGTCTCTTGTGTAGAGCATTACGATAAAATACATGTTTAG
- the tnpC gene encoding IS66 family transposase has protein sequence MTELEQILIKKLELANEQNKQLTEQLALLTEQVQLLTQKLFGRSSEKSKMIPPVENQLSLFTDEDLNLFNEAEIDQDKKAPEINHLEDFKVKRRTIGQKEKMIKELPVVNVNCLLHEEECHCEWCNTELNIIGKEEVRQEVEFIPAHLKVRKIMRYAYECPTCKKDGADAIVKAPTPAPVIPRSLASASSVAWLMHQKFELSIPFYRQEKEWENYGIVLSRATMANWVITASNLWLKPIYDLLHKQLLQSRVIHVDETTMQVLKEPNKPATSKSYMWLYQSSKDASEQMALYQYKPTRAGENARKFLEGYHGFMHCDGYEGYNKVTDVTRVGCWAHLRRKFNDGIPKNSTKTNSQSEVGKNFCDELFEIERSIAYLSPEERLSLRKEKAIPLLNQFWNWVEHTNALKNSILGKALQYAKNQKIYLMNYLEDGECQLSNNLAERSIRPFVVGRKAWNFSTSTKGATASGVVYSLIQTAKLNGLNPTKYLNYLFEELPDTPFKEYPELLQALLPWSVEVQENCK, from the coding sequence ATGACTGAATTAGAACAAATCTTGATCAAAAAACTAGAGTTAGCAAATGAACAAAATAAACAGTTAACCGAACAGTTGGCATTATTAACCGAACAAGTGCAGCTACTTACTCAAAAATTATTTGGTCGTTCTAGTGAGAAGTCTAAAATGATCCCACCTGTTGAAAACCAACTGAGCTTATTTACGGACGAAGATTTAAACCTATTTAATGAGGCAGAAATCGACCAAGATAAAAAAGCACCTGAAATCAATCACTTAGAAGACTTTAAAGTAAAAAGACGGACAATTGGACAAAAAGAAAAAATGATAAAAGAACTTCCAGTCGTTAATGTTAATTGTCTATTACATGAAGAAGAATGCCATTGTGAATGGTGCAATACAGAATTAAACATTATTGGAAAAGAAGAAGTTCGACAAGAAGTTGAATTTATTCCTGCTCACCTGAAGGTGAGAAAAATTATGCGTTATGCTTATGAGTGTCCAACTTGTAAGAAAGATGGTGCAGATGCTATTGTAAAAGCTCCAACACCTGCACCGGTTATCCCTAGAAGTTTAGCTTCTGCAAGTTCAGTAGCCTGGTTAATGCATCAAAAATTTGAATTGAGTATCCCCTTTTATCGTCAAGAAAAAGAATGGGAAAATTATGGAATCGTACTGAGTCGTGCCACTATGGCAAATTGGGTTATCACAGCTTCTAACCTATGGTTAAAGCCTATATATGACTTATTACATAAGCAGTTACTGCAATCACGAGTTATTCATGTAGATGAAACGACGATGCAGGTTTTAAAAGAGCCAAATAAACCGGCTACCTCAAAGTCCTATATGTGGCTTTATCAAAGTAGTAAAGATGCCTCTGAGCAAATGGCGCTTTACCAATATAAACCTACTCGAGCTGGAGAAAATGCGCGTAAGTTTTTAGAAGGATATCATGGTTTTATGCATTGTGATGGATACGAAGGTTATAATAAAGTCACGGATGTAACACGTGTCGGGTGTTGGGCTCACCTACGGAGAAAATTTAATGATGGCATTCCAAAAAATAGTACAAAAACTAACTCTCAGTCTGAGGTTGGAAAAAACTTCTGTGATGAACTTTTTGAGATTGAACGATCTATTGCTTATCTTTCTCCAGAGGAAAGGCTCAGCCTACGGAAAGAAAAAGCAATACCACTCTTAAATCAGTTTTGGAATTGGGTAGAGCATACAAATGCATTAAAAAATTCTATTCTTGGAAAAGCATTGCAGTATGCAAAAAATCAAAAGATTTACTTAATGAACTACCTTGAAGATGGGGAATGTCAACTCTCGAATAATCTAGCAGAGCGCAGCATTCGTCCATTCGTAGTTGGTCGTAAAGCTTGGAATTTTTCTACCAGCACCAAGGGTGCAACAGCAAGTGGTGTTGTCTATAGTTTAATCCAAACGGCAAAATTAAATGGGTTAAATCCAACTAAATATCTGAACTATTTATTTGAAGAATTGCCTGATACACCATTTAAAGAATACCCTGAATTACTTCAAGCGCTATTGCCATGGAGTGTAGAAGTTCAAGAAAATTGTAAATAA
- the tnpB gene encoding IS66 family insertion sequence element accessory protein TnpB (TnpB, as the term is used for proteins encoded by IS66 family insertion elements, is considered an accessory protein, since TnpC, encoded by a neighboring gene, is a DDE family transposase.), whose protein sequence is MLIDFSKVKQIYIVCGKTDMRKSIDGLASIIQDHYSMDVFGNGLFLFCGGSRNKYKALYWEGDGFIMLYKRLENGVIQWPRTIEEVRKITQQELRWLLEGLKIDQPKAIKKVRPGYFN, encoded by the coding sequence ATGCTAATCGATTTTTCTAAAGTCAAACAAATTTATATTGTTTGTGGAAAAACAGACATGCGTAAATCGATTGATGGACTCGCGTCCATTATACAAGACCACTATAGTATGGACGTTTTTGGAAATGGACTATTTTTATTTTGTGGTGGAAGTCGAAATAAATATAAAGCTCTTTACTGGGAAGGCGATGGCTTTATAATGCTTTACAAGCGTCTTGAAAATGGTGTAATCCAATGGCCCCGAACTATAGAAGAAGTCCGAAAGATTACACAACAAGAACTGAGATGGCTTTTAGAAGGTTTGAAAATAGATCAACCAAAAGCGATAAAGAAAGTGAGACCTGGGTATTTTAATTAA